The Brassica napus cultivar Da-Ae chromosome C7, Da-Ae, whole genome shotgun sequence genomic interval ataataaaagaaaatgataaaaatggTGCTAAAGTTTGTCGTGACGGTGATAGTGTTTGCACAAATCTTAACTCCAATTGCTGAAGCTGCTCAAGGAAGAGCCGTGTTTTACGACCCTCCCTACACTAGTGCGTATATTAGTATCAatgttttatatgttataaatcattatttttaataaagtaacTATTATTAATCATTGGTTACAAATCAATGATGTGATTCAGAGTCTGCTTGTTATGGAAATCAATACGAAACGATGGTGACTGGAGTCAGGAACAATCTGTGGCAAGGAAGCCGAGCTTGTGGTCGGAGGTACAGGGTTCGATGCATTGGCCCTACGTACAACTTTCCAAGAGCGTGCACGGGACGTAGCGTAATCGTCAAGGTAGTTGATTTATGCCGGGAGCCTTGCAATGGCGACCTTAATCTCTCTCGTGACGCTTTTAGGGTCATTGCTAATACTGATGCCGGCAACGTCCGCGTCGAATACACTCCGTAAGTACATTCTCAAATCTACTATTCATCATTTTGTTTGAAGAATTTATATTAGCATGTAatagttaaatattattatatatttatacatatgttTACCTATTCTAAtgaatttgataattttatatacttATGTACAATTCTTTTTTGCAGGATATGAAGAATAAgcaaaagaagatgaagagttgatTTCATGTGTAGTATTCCAATAAATCGAGAGGAAATGATGTATAATCTTGCTAAATGT includes:
- the LOC106386060 gene encoding EG45-like domain containing protein 2 isoform X2; translated protein: MIKMVLKFVVTVIVFAQILTPIAEAAQGRAVFYDPPYTKSACYGNQYETMVTGVRNNLWQGSRACGRRYRVRCIGPTYNFPRACTGRSVIVKVVDLCREPCNGDLNLSRDAFRVIANTDAGNVRVEYTP
- the LOC106386060 gene encoding EG45-like domain containing protein 2 isoform X1 — translated: MIKMVLKFVVTVIVFAQILTPIAEAAQGRAVFYDPPYTKSACYGNQYETMVTGVRNNLWQGSRACGRRYRVRCIGPTYNFPRACTGRSVIVKVVDLCREPCNGDLNLSRDAFRVIANTDAGNVRVEYTPI